From the Lathyrus oleraceus cultivar Zhongwan6 chromosome 4, CAAS_Psat_ZW6_1.0, whole genome shotgun sequence genome, one window contains:
- the LOC127135818 gene encoding LOB domain-containing protein 23-like: protein MNNIMSKKACAACNFQRRKCSQDCLLSSYFPANNPEMFNNAHRLYGVSNMVKILNRIPKEKRDLAMRTIIYESYVRVLFPVHGCFALFMKYRNMIKECMEELDQVKMLLNNCKSHHLQQQNPSSLIVSNNGSVGQQNSARDDLKEAMRYSNNDELDVSDYGVDRFLYIDGKSYIY, encoded by the coding sequence ATGAATAACATCATGTCAAAGAAGGCTTGTGCAGCATGCAATTTTCAAAGAAGAAAGTGCTCACAAGATTGTCTCTTATCATCTTATTTTCCGGCCAATAATCCAGAAATGTTCAATAATGCTCATCGTCTATATGGTGTTTCGAACATGGTGAAGATACTAAACCGAATCCCAAAAGAAAAGAGAGATTTAGCAATGAGAACAATCATTTATGAGTCATATGTTCGTGTCTTATTTCCAGTTCATGGATGCTTTGCTCTTTTTATGAAATATCGTAATATGATAAAGGAGTGCATGGAAGAGTTAGACCAAGTAAAAATGTTACTAAATAATTGTAAGTCACATCATTTACAACAACAAAATCCTTCTTCTTTGATAGTTAGCAATAATGGCAGTGTTGGTCAACAAAATAGTGCAAGAGATGATTTGAAGGAAGCTATGAGATATTCAAATAATGATGAATTAGACGTTTCAGATTATGGTGTTGATCGGTTTCTTTACATCGATGGAAAATCATATATTTATTGA